The genomic interval TGCTACCAGCGAGTCACAAATTATGTCGCACATGGTGCGATTAATGATAGAACATGATTCACATGACAAAATAAAACCTACATTATTAAATAATATGGGTTCAAGTACTATTCAACATAATGCGTTAATGAATGGTGACGCTAATATTTCAGGTGTTCGTTATACAGGTACAGATTTAGTAGGGGCTTTACAAGAAGAGCCGATTAAAGATCCGAAGAAAGCATTAAAAGCTACGCAAGAAGGGTTCCAAAAGAAATTTCACCAAAAATTCTTCCCATCTTATGGTTTTGATAATACGTATGCTTTCATGGTAACGAAAGAAACGGCAGAAAAATATCATCTGGAAACAGTTTCAGATTTGAAAAAACACGAAAAAGATTTGCGTCTTGGTGTCGATAGTTCTTGGTTGAATCGTAAAGGTGACGGTTATCCTGGTTTCAAAAAAGAATACGGCATTGATTTTAATACAGTTCGACCGATGCAAATCGGTTTAGTTTATGATGCGTTAAATAATAAAAAATTAGATGTTGCATTAGGTTATTCAACAGATGGACGTATTGCAGCTTATAATTTGAAAGTTTTGAAAGATGATAAGCACTTCTTCCCACCTTATGACGCCAGTCCTGTGGCAACAGATGCAGTCTTAAAGAAACACCCAGAAATTAATAAAGCATTAGACAAATTAGAAGGCAAGATTTCCACAGAAGATATGCAGCAATTGAATTATGAAGCGGATGGCAAAGGGAAAGAGCCAGCTGTTGTTGCTGAAGAATTTTTAGAAAAACATCATTATTTTGATGGTAAGAAAGGCGGGCAAAAATAATGAAAGGCAATTTATTACAACAATTATTTGAATATTATTCATTGAATGCCGGCTATTTATGGAGTTTATTTTTTCAACATTTATTGATGTCAGTCTATGGCGTCGTATTTGCAGCGATTGTTGGTATTCCGATTGGAATCTTTATCTCACGTTTCGGACGTATGTCTAAGTTAGTGATTACAATCGCAAATATTATCCAAACTGTCCCAGTTATTGCTATGCTGGCGATTTTAATGCTCGTTATGGGTCTTGGACCGACAACAGTTGTCGTGACAGTTTTCTTATATGCATTGTTACCAATTATCCAAAATACTTACTCAGGTATTGTTGGAGTAGATGAAAACATTAAAGATGCAGGTAAAGGTATGGGGATGACACGTAACCAAATTTTACGTATGATTGAACTACCTTTAGCTTTATCAGTTATTATCGGCGGATTGCGTATTGCTTTAGTTGTAGCAGTTGGTGTCGTAGCAGTCGGCTCATTTATTGGAGCACCGACACTCGGTGATATTATCATCAGAGGAACGAATGCTACAGATGGTACAACATTTATTTTAGCAGGTGCATTACCAATTGCATTAATCGCTGTATTGATTGATGTCTTACTAAGACTACTCGAAAAACGATTGGATCCTGTGAAAAAGAAAAAAGGACCTCAACCTCAAGGTATGGATATTTAAGGAATATAGAGCAGCTTTGCTTTTTAACACTTAAATTACGTGTGCTCTAGTATTTCTTTTCAAAGAGAAAAGGAGAGGATACAGATGGCATGGATGCAAGTTAATTATAATTCTGAAGTATTAGGAAAAGAGCAACGTTTCATGGCGATGTTGCCAGAAGATCCATCTCAATTTCAGACAGATAAATCACCGAAGCAACTGCCTGTATTATTGTTGCTGCATGGATTATCTAGTGATGAAACGTCGTATCTAAGATTTACAAGTTTGGAACGCTATGCGAAAGATAATGGTATTGCAGTGATAATGCCGGCAGGAGATCATAGCGGTTATGCAAATATGGCATATGGTCATAGTTATTATGACTATGTATTAGAAGTTTTTGATTATGCCTTACAAATTCTACCGCTATCAAAACGTCGCGAAGA from Staphylococcus condimenti carries:
- a CDS encoding osmoprotectant ABC transporter substrate-binding protein — protein: MKTMKYYLILMVTCLVILSGCSLPGLGDSRSNEDVKITALATSESQIMSHMVRLMIEHDSHDKIKPTLLNNMGSSTIQHNALMNGDANISGVRYTGTDLVGALQEEPIKDPKKALKATQEGFQKKFHQKFFPSYGFDNTYAFMVTKETAEKYHLETVSDLKKHEKDLRLGVDSSWLNRKGDGYPGFKKEYGIDFNTVRPMQIGLVYDALNNKKLDVALGYSTDGRIAAYNLKVLKDDKHFFPPYDASPVATDAVLKKHPEINKALDKLEGKISTEDMQQLNYEADGKGKEPAVVAEEFLEKHHYFDGKKGGQK
- a CDS encoding ABC transporter permease produces the protein MKGNLLQQLFEYYSLNAGYLWSLFFQHLLMSVYGVVFAAIVGIPIGIFISRFGRMSKLVITIANIIQTVPVIAMLAILMLVMGLGPTTVVVTVFLYALLPIIQNTYSGIVGVDENIKDAGKGMGMTRNQILRMIELPLALSVIIGGLRIALVVAVGVVAVGSFIGAPTLGDIIIRGTNATDGTTFILAGALPIALIAVLIDVLLRLLEKRLDPVKKKKGPQPQGMDI